The Bryobacteraceae bacterium genome includes a window with the following:
- a CDS encoding pseudouridine synthase, translated as MIEFTVAPEDAGQRLDHFLGARMPGHSRARIQAWIAEGRVRAAGSPRKPSWKVRAGERIEVEPAEPPPLRAFSEEIPLEILYEDEAVVAVNKPAGLVVHAGAGRSSGTLVNALLHRYGRLSESGDALRPGIVHRLDKGTSGAILVARTEAAHRSLAQQFASRTVEKIYLALAEGRVEPPQGVIDRPIERDPVRRTRMTARTGRGRAALTEYRVLERLGRFTLLEVRIRTGRTHQIRVHLASIGHPVAGDTLYGAAARPAGIEPLGRPWLHAWRIGFTSPATGERVLIEAPLPQELLRWKAQLACADNESG; from the coding sequence GTGATCGAGTTCACGGTTGCGCCGGAAGACGCGGGTCAGCGGCTCGACCACTTCCTCGGCGCGCGGATGCCCGGACACAGCCGCGCACGCATCCAGGCGTGGATCGCCGAAGGCCGCGTCCGCGCCGCCGGCTCGCCGCGCAAGCCCTCGTGGAAGGTGCGCGCGGGTGAGCGGATCGAGGTCGAGCCGGCCGAGCCTCCGCCCCTGCGAGCGTTTTCCGAAGAGATTCCGCTGGAGATCCTCTACGAGGACGAAGCCGTCGTGGCGGTGAACAAGCCCGCCGGGCTGGTCGTGCACGCCGGCGCGGGACGCTCTTCCGGCACGCTGGTCAACGCGCTGCTCCACCGCTATGGACGGCTCTCGGAAAGCGGAGACGCACTGCGCCCCGGCATCGTTCACCGCCTCGACAAAGGCACCAGCGGCGCGATCCTCGTCGCGCGCACGGAGGCCGCCCACCGCAGCCTCGCGCAGCAGTTCGCCTCGCGCACGGTCGAGAAAATCTACCTTGCACTCGCCGAAGGACGCGTCGAGCCCCCGCAGGGCGTGATCGACCGGCCCATTGAACGCGACCCCGTGCGCCGCACGCGCATGACAGCCCGCACCGGCCGCGGCCGCGCAGCCCTGACGGAATACCGTGTTCTTGAAAGGCTGGGCCGCTTCACGCTTCTCGAAGTCCGCATCCGCACCGGACGCACCCACCAGATCCGCGTCCACTTGGCTTCCATCGGCCATCCCGTCGCGGGTGACACGCTCTACGGGGCGGCGGCGCGTCCCGCGGGCATCGAGCCCCTCGGCCGCCCCTGGCTGCACGCGTGGCGCATCGGCTTCACCTCTCCTGCCACCGGCGAGCGCGTCCTCATCGAGGCGCCTCTGCCTCAGGAACTGCTCAGGTGGAAAGCGCAACTCGCCTGTGCGGATAATGAAAGTGGGTGA
- a CDS encoding D-aminopeptidase produces MRVGHATLIQGESVRTGVTAVLPHGGSLFRDKVPCAVFVFNGFGKLMGSTQVDELGEIETPILLTSTLNVPRVADALLDYMLSLPGNEQVRSINPLVAETNDGWLNDIRGRHVGRREVFAAIREAREGPVEEGAVGAGTGTVAFGWKGGIGTSSRRAGEWTVGVLVQTNYGGDLHILGVPVGRLLRASGTESKDGSVIVVIATDAPVDARNLKRMAARSALGLGRTGAAGSNGSGDYAIAFSTARRQERLLPNDAMSPLFEAVIEATEEAVYNSLFRARTMEGNGRRVEALPVQRVLEILRDRKAIP; encoded by the coding sequence GTGCGGGTCGGCCATGCGACCCTCATCCAGGGGGAGTCTGTGCGCACCGGCGTCACGGCGGTGCTTCCGCACGGAGGCAGCCTGTTCCGCGACAAAGTCCCCTGCGCGGTATTCGTCTTCAACGGCTTTGGCAAGCTGATGGGCTCGACGCAGGTGGACGAGCTCGGTGAAATCGAAACCCCGATTCTGTTGACCTCCACGCTCAACGTTCCGCGCGTTGCGGATGCCCTGCTCGACTACATGCTGTCACTCCCCGGCAATGAGCAGGTCCGCAGCATCAACCCGCTTGTTGCCGAAACCAACGACGGGTGGCTGAACGACATCCGCGGTCGGCACGTCGGCAGGCGCGAAGTGTTTGCGGCGATTCGGGAAGCCCGTGAAGGCCCTGTCGAGGAAGGGGCCGTCGGCGCGGGAACGGGCACGGTGGCGTTCGGATGGAAGGGCGGCATCGGCACGTCGAGCCGCAGGGCCGGTGAATGGACGGTCGGCGTGCTCGTACAGACCAACTATGGCGGCGATCTGCACATTCTCGGCGTGCCTGTCGGCAGACTGTTGCGCGCCAGCGGGACAGAATCCAAAGACGGGAGCGTGATCGTCGTCATCGCCACCGATGCCCCCGTGGATGCGCGCAACCTGAAACGCATGGCCGCGCGCAGCGCGCTTGGCCTCGGACGCACCGGCGCGGCCGGCTCCAACGGCAGCGGGGACTACGCCATCGCGTTCAGCACAGCCCGGCGGCAGGAACGGCTGCTGCCAAACGACGCCATGTCGCCGCTATTCGAAGCGGTCATCGAAGCCACCGAGGAGGCGGTCTACAACTCCCTGTTCCGCGCACGCACGATGGAGGGCAACGGCCGCCGTGTGGAGGCGCTGCCGGTACAGCGCGTGCTTGAGATTCTGCGAGACCGCAAAGCCATTCCGTGA
- a CDS encoding RND transporter: MKRKWKWMIGAGLVLLIGGGIFAKVKISQNGVVTVQTGRAVRQDLVSLVTASGEIKPRNYVNIGANVMGRITEIYVKEGDRVRKNQVLAKLESVQAQADLQAQQAALNSALAESAAAEAGLRAMDENLRTAAAGVDRARAELERAKLDYDRAAQLFQDKLVAKQEFDAKKSQYEALAAALREAEARLSQMKAQREQTAAQLAAAQRRVAQARAAVDRVADVLHKHSAISPIDGIVTNLPVRVGETVVPGVQNSAASLIMTIADMSVITAEVKVDETDIVNVKLGQVADVTIDAMPNRVFKGRVIEIGNTAILRSSGLAASQSAISSQEAKDFKVVIALDNPPDEARPGLSCTAKIVTATREKALSIPIQALTVRQRGDLEDDTKSGNVQAAGNADPERQKKLKEELQGVFVVRNGVAEFREVKTGITGATDIEVLDGLKEGDEIVTGSYKAIRTLKNRARVKIDNKAPGKLES; encoded by the coding sequence GTGAAACGGAAGTGGAAATGGATGATCGGCGCCGGCCTTGTCCTCCTCATCGGAGGCGGGATCTTCGCCAAGGTCAAGATCAGCCAGAACGGCGTCGTCACAGTCCAGACCGGGCGCGCCGTCCGGCAGGATCTCGTCAGCCTGGTGACGGCCTCCGGCGAGATCAAGCCCCGCAATTACGTCAATATCGGGGCCAACGTCATGGGCCGCATCACCGAGATCTACGTCAAGGAAGGCGACCGCGTCCGGAAAAATCAGGTGCTGGCCAAGCTTGAATCCGTCCAGGCGCAGGCCGATCTGCAGGCTCAGCAGGCCGCCCTGAACTCGGCTCTGGCCGAGTCGGCTGCCGCCGAAGCGGGACTGCGCGCCATGGACGAGAATCTGCGCACTGCCGCCGCAGGCGTCGACCGCGCCCGCGCCGAACTCGAGCGCGCCAAGCTCGACTACGACCGCGCCGCCCAGCTCTTCCAGGACAAGCTGGTGGCCAAGCAGGAATTCGATGCCAAAAAGTCGCAGTACGAAGCCCTGGCCGCCGCCCTCCGCGAGGCCGAGGCCCGGCTGTCGCAGATGAAGGCTCAGCGCGAACAGACCGCGGCCCAGCTTGCCGCCGCCCAGCGCCGCGTCGCCCAGGCGCGGGCGGCCGTTGACCGCGTCGCCGACGTCCTTCACAAGCACAGCGCCATCTCTCCCATCGACGGCATTGTCACCAATCTTCCCGTGCGCGTTGGCGAAACCGTCGTGCCCGGCGTGCAGAACTCCGCCGCCTCGCTCATCATGACCATCGCTGACATGAGCGTCATCACGGCGGAAGTCAAGGTCGATGAAACCGACATCGTCAACGTGAAGCTCGGCCAGGTGGCCGATGTCACCATCGACGCCATGCCGAACCGCGTCTTCAAGGGGCGGGTCATCGAAATCGGCAACACCGCCATCCTCCGTTCCAGCGGCCTCGCCGCCAGCCAGAGCGCCATCTCCAGCCAGGAAGCCAAGGATTTCAAGGTGGTCATCGCGCTCGACAACCCCCCCGATGAGGCTCGTCCGGGTCTCAGCTGCACGGCCAAGATCGTCACCGCCACCCGCGAGAAAGCGCTGTCCATCCCCATCCAGGCGCTCACCGTCCGTCAGCGCGGCGACCTCGAGGACGACACGAAATCCGGTAACGTCCAGGCCGCCGGCAACGCCGATCCAGAGAGACAGAAGAAGCTGAAAGAGGAGCTGCAGGGCGTCTTTGTCGTCCGCAACGGCGTGGCCGAGTTCCGGGAAGTGAAAACCGGCATCACCGGCGCCACCGACATCGAAGTGCTCGACGGACTCAAAGAGGGCGACGAAATCGTCACGGGCAGCTACAAGGCGATCCGGACCCTGAAAAACCGCGCCAGGGTGAAAATCGACAACAAAGCGCCGGGGAAGCTGGAAAGCTGA
- a CDS encoding ABC transporter ATP-binding protein codes for MATAALTDKIALGEELRRNNIVIRTYDLWKTYIMGDQEIHAVSGVDLEIKRGEYVAIMGPSGSGKSTLMNLIGCLDTPTKGDYYINGHLVSDLSDDELARIRNKEIGFVFQTFNLLPRATALHNVELPLIYAGVPAEERIERAKHALRLTDLEQRMYHKPSELSGGQRQRVAIARALVNNPSILLADEPTGNLDSATSAEIMALFDRLHKQGNTIVLVTHERDIAEYAHRIVTIRDGKIHRDEPNPHHN; via the coding sequence ATGGCAACCGCGGCACTGACCGACAAGATCGCGCTGGGCGAGGAGCTGAGGCGGAATAACATCGTCATCCGCACCTACGACCTGTGGAAGACCTACATCATGGGAGACCAGGAGATCCATGCTGTCTCCGGCGTCGACCTGGAAATCAAGCGCGGCGAATACGTCGCCATCATGGGTCCCTCCGGCTCCGGCAAGTCCACGCTGATGAACCTGATCGGATGCCTGGACACCCCCACCAAGGGCGACTATTACATCAACGGCCATCTGGTCAGCGACCTCAGCGATGACGAGCTCGCCCGCATCCGCAATAAAGAGATCGGCTTCGTCTTCCAAACCTTCAACCTGCTGCCCCGCGCCACGGCGCTGCACAACGTCGAGCTGCCCCTGATCTACGCCGGCGTCCCCGCGGAGGAGCGCATCGAGCGTGCCAAGCACGCCCTCCGCCTCACCGACCTCGAACAGCGCATGTACCACAAGCCGAGCGAGCTGTCGGGCGGCCAGCGCCAGCGCGTCGCCATCGCCCGCGCGCTCGTCAACAACCCCTCCATCCTGCTCGCCGACGAGCCGACCGGAAACCTCGACTCGGCCACCAGCGCCGAAATCATGGCCCTGTTCGACCGCCTGCACAAGCAGGGCAACACGATCGTCCTTGTCACCCACGAGCGCGACATCGCTGAGTACGCCCACCGCATCGTCACCATCCGCGACGGCAAGATCCACCGCGACGAACCCAACCCGCACCACAACTAG
- a CDS encoding cold-shock protein, with product MREKGVVKWFNAAKGYGFIQRSTGEDVFVHFSAIQMQGYRTLDEGMEVEFEVKTGPKGLQAENVVRVQ from the coding sequence GTGAGAGAAAAAGGTGTTGTGAAGTGGTTCAACGCCGCCAAGGGTTACGGCTTTATTCAGAGGAGCACGGGCGAAGACGTCTTTGTGCATTTCTCGGCCATCCAGATGCAGGGCTATCGCACCCTGGACGAGGGGATGGAAGTCGAGTTCGAAGTGAAGACAGGGCCTAAGGGTCTTCAGGCGGAAAACGTCGTCCGCGTCCAGTGA
- a CDS encoding DNA-binding response regulator → MAKIRILLADDHTLFRQGVRQLISSEPDMEVVGEASNGGDAVEKAAELRPDVVLMDIGMPGLSSFEATRQIKKNRPDTKVLILTMYDDEDYLVEGMEVGANGYVLKDSPSNQLTGAIRDVCRGGSYLSPRMLSQLVDDFRTRIKSANRLPRFATLTTREREVLKLLAEGNSVKEIACDLNLSVKTVEAHKFNLMRKLDIHNKAQLVQYAIQKKIIKIPNLA, encoded by the coding sequence ATGGCGAAGATTCGGATCCTACTGGCGGATGATCACACGCTGTTCAGGCAGGGCGTCCGCCAACTGATCTCGTCCGAACCGGACATGGAGGTGGTCGGCGAAGCCTCCAATGGGGGCGATGCGGTCGAAAAGGCGGCCGAGTTGCGCCCTGATGTGGTTCTGATGGACATCGGCATGCCGGGCCTGAGCAGCTTCGAAGCCACGCGCCAGATCAAGAAAAATCGCCCTGACACAAAGGTCCTCATCCTGACCATGTACGACGACGAGGACTATCTGGTCGAGGGCATGGAGGTCGGCGCCAACGGCTATGTTCTGAAAGACAGCCCGTCCAATCAGCTCACCGGGGCGATCCGCGACGTCTGCCGCGGCGGCAGCTATCTGAGCCCGCGCATGCTGTCCCAGCTCGTCGACGATTTCCGGACCCGGATCAAATCCGCCAACCGCCTGCCCCGCTTCGCCACCCTTACGACCCGCGAGCGGGAAGTGCTGAAACTGCTGGCCGAAGGGAATTCCGTCAAAGAGATCGCCTGCGACCTGAACCTGAGCGTCAAGACCGTGGAAGCTCACAAGTTCAATCTGATGCGCAAACTGGACATTCACAACAAGGCTCAGCTAGTCCAGTACGCCATCCAGAAAAAGATCATAAAAATTCCCAATCTGGCCTGA